The genomic segment CTATCTAACGGACAACCTTTAGAATCAACCTTAACGCCTTTAGGCGTGTTCGGGCATTGATCATCTATATCTTTTACACCATCGCCATCACTGTCCGCATTTTCCAAAGCACTAAAATTTACGCCTTGATATTGAGCATCGTTATCATCTTCACTTTTTCCAAAATGATATTGAATGGAAAATCCAGTATATAAATATTTATCGTTGGCAGTAATTCCACTAACGTTATCAATTTTATCTGTTAAAGTAAGATAATACGTTGCAAAAACATTTGCATACAAATGCGGTGTTAATTTGAATTTAACACCACCGCTAAGCAGGATAGAGAAAGTGTGACTCGCATAGCCTGTACTGTCCAACTTTGTTTCGTAATTGTAATCGCGCTGAATAATTTGTGCTGTAGTAATATTTCCAGCTGTTTGCGGCTCATTTCGAATACTTCCATCTGTCCAATAATTGTATTTATTTCCATTTTTATCTCTTAAATCAGTGTAGGAATTGAAATTTAAAAAGCCAAATCCTGCTGATAAAAATGGCGCAAAAGAAGAACTCTTGTGAAAGATAAAATTATTGTCAAAGTGAAAAATAAAATTTACATCGCCTTGCATAATTTGGGATTGAAAATTTATATTTTGAGAGGGAATAATCGAACTCTGGCTTTGTGCAAGTGTACCATAAATTCCGTTGAGAGATATTCCTAAAAAGCTACCGAAACGCTCTTCTACCGTTAAATTGTATCCCGCTCTGATTCTATTTTCTGTACCTAAATTTTGTCCTTGTCCAATATTCCCATAAAAAGACAAAATGCCCGTACCTAAGGATACAGAAGGTAATTTACTACTTACCTGATCTTGTCCATAAGAGTTCAGCGCTATTGCCGCAAAACAAATTATGAGTGATAGTATATTTTTCGTCTTCATATTCTAAATCTTAAATTTGCCTATTAAATTTCGACTAATGGCAATAAAAGTAAGATAAATTTTTATACCCGAAATACTTTTTTTAATACCAATTCAAAAAAACAACCATTCACTGAATTCAAAAGTATTCCTTATCTCAACTTTTAATCGAATGCTTTGAAGTATTTACAAACAAAGATTTGTTCATAAAGGCGATGAAAGAATGATTGAAAAGCGAGTATTCTCTTTGTTACATAAGCTTTTTGAAAAAAATATTTTGATAGTTGAATTCTGTTTTTTCTAAAGTATTTTATAATTTTTATACTCTCCGATACGCTTACCGATTATCTTTTCAATCAAAAAAATAATTTTTGTCTTAGCAGAAAATTTTTTTTTCGTTGGATCAAAATTAAATTTCCAATTTTTAGTACTGATTCTTTTGCTCATTACTGTAGGATGCGAGCCTTCAAATTTTTTCAAGGAATCGATTTCCGAATAATCAAATGCTGCTGCTTGAAAAATATTTTTTTCGAGCCATTGATCGTCGTGCCACATTTTATGAAACGA from the Bacteroidia bacterium genome contains:
- a CDS encoding thrombospondin type 3 repeat-containing protein, with translation MKTKNILSLIICFAAIALNSYGQDQVSSKLPSVSLGTGILSFYGNIGQGQNLGTENRIRAGYNLTVEERFGSFLGISLNGIYGTLAQSQSSIIPSQNINFQSQIMQGDVNFIFHFDNNFIFHKSSSFAPFLSAGFGFLNFNSYTDLRDKNGNKYNYWTDGSIRNEPQTAGNITTAQIIQRDYNYETKLDSTGYASHTFSILLSGGVKFKLTPHLYANVFATYYLTLTDKIDNVSGITANDKYLYTGFSIQYHFGKSEDDNDAQYQGVNFSALENADSDGDGVKDIDDQCPNTPKGVKVDSKGCPLDSDGDGIPDYLDKEPHSKKGAVVDANGVTMSDSLIAARQSSYDSLATQRSQIFDQNPNIQTLQSMDAQAAQKRSAGGNTSKSKIPAEFLSADINHDGYISSDEITKQIDMFFDGTNDYTVDKINRLIDYFFEQ